From the Paenibacillus sp. MMS20-IR301 genome, the window TGTCCCCGCAGGAACGCAAGATTATTCATTCCCGTTTACAGGATCACCGGCAGGTTAACACGCTCAGCAAGGGTGAAGAGCCGAACCGCCGCGTCGTTATAACATTGAAGTAGTTCTATATGCCGCAATGACTCCTTGACCTATGCGAGGAGTCATTGTTTTTTTGAATAGAAGAAATCAAGCCCGAGGTGAATAACAACATGCTTAGTGATACTATTGCTGCTGTATCGACAGCGCTCGGTGAAGGCGGAATCGCCATCATCCGGGTTAGCGGACCGCAGGCAATTTCCCAGGTAGCCCCATTGTTTCATAGCCGTATCCCCCTGACAGAGGCTGAGTCACATACGGTGCAATACGGTCATATCGTAAGCCCGCAGGACGGGGAACGGATGGAGGAAGTGCTTGTAACGGTCATGAAGGGACCACGTTCCTTCACTACTGAAGATGTGGTGGAGATCAGCGCCCATGGCGGTGTAATCTCCGTCAGAAGAGTGATGGACCTATTGCTGCAGCAGGAGATCCGGCTGGCTGAGCCGGGGGAATTCACCAAACGTGCATTTCTCGGCGGACGGATTGATCTTTCACAGGCGGAAGCAGTGATTGACCTGATCCGTTCCAAATCAGACCGGGCATTCTCGGTTGCTCTGAAGCAGGTCAGCGGTTCGCTGTCAGCGCGGATTCATGAGCTTCGCCATACCCTGATTGAGACGCTGGCCCATATCGAAGTTAATATAGACTATCCCGAACATGATGTAGAATCGTTAACAGCTGATTTCATTAAGGATAAGAGTCAAGAGGTTATGGAAGGCATTAATAAGCTGCTTAAGACAGCTAATGAAGGAAAGATTCTGCGCGAAGGGATTACAACAGCAATTGTAGGAAGGCCTAATGTAGGGAAGTCCTCACTGCTTAACGCGCTTGCCCGCGACAACAAAGCGATTGTAACCGATATTCCGGGAACAACGCGTGATGTAATAGAGGAGTATGTTACGATTAATAATATCCCCCTCAAGCTGCTGGATACGGCTGGTATCCGTGAAACGATGGATATTGTAGAGAAAATCGGCGTCGAACGCTCGAAGGCTGCTTTTAGCGATGCTGATCTTATTCTGCTTGTGCTGAACGCTAATGAAGAGCTGCATGAGGATGAGCTGGCACTTATGGAACAAATCCACGGTAGACAAGCCCTCATCATCATGAATAAAATGGACTTACCGTCCCGTTTGGACAAGGAGAAGCTTTACTCCTTTTTTGAGGAGTCCAGCATAGTTCCGATGTCTGTACTGGAGGAGGAGGGCCTGGATAAACTGGAAGAGGCGATCTCGGCACTCTTTTTCGGAGGCAAGCTGCAATCGGGAGATTTAACCTACGTAAGCAATGTAAGGCATATTGCACTGCTGAAGAAGGCACACAAATCACTGCAGGATGCCTATGAGGCTGCGGAGATGCTCATTCCTATAGATATGATTCAAATCGATGTGCGTCTGGCCTGGGAGCAGCTTGGTGAGATCATCGGGGACACCGCTGCCGACTCTTTGCTGGATCAGATTTTCTCGCAATTTTGCTTGGGTAAATAAAAGGAGGGAACAGCTATGAATTATGATGGAGGCAGCTATGATGTTATCGTCATTGGCGCCGGACATGCCGGCTGTGAAGCGGCACTGGCTGCGGCCCGGATGGGCTGCCGCACACTGATGATTACAATCAACCTGGATATGGTGGCGTTCATGCCATGTAACCCTTCCATTGGCGGACCTGCCAAGGGTCATGTGGTACGTGAGATTGATGCGCTGGGCGG encodes:
- the mnmE gene encoding tRNA uridine-5-carboxymethylaminomethyl(34) synthesis GTPase MnmE, whose product is MLSDTIAAVSTALGEGGIAIIRVSGPQAISQVAPLFHSRIPLTEAESHTVQYGHIVSPQDGERMEEVLVTVMKGPRSFTTEDVVEISAHGGVISVRRVMDLLLQQEIRLAEPGEFTKRAFLGGRIDLSQAEAVIDLIRSKSDRAFSVALKQVSGSLSARIHELRHTLIETLAHIEVNIDYPEHDVESLTADFIKDKSQEVMEGINKLLKTANEGKILREGITTAIVGRPNVGKSSLLNALARDNKAIVTDIPGTTRDVIEEYVTINNIPLKLLDTAGIRETMDIVEKIGVERSKAAFSDADLILLVLNANEELHEDELALMEQIHGRQALIIMNKMDLPSRLDKEKLYSFFEESSIVPMSVLEEEGLDKLEEAISALFFGGKLQSGDLTYVSNVRHIALLKKAHKSLQDAYEAAEMLIPIDMIQIDVRLAWEQLGEIIGDTAADSLLDQIFSQFCLGK